A portion of the Stigmatella aurantiaca DW4/3-1 genome contains these proteins:
- a CDS encoding polyketide synthase produces the protein MPSVRQDPIAIIGMGCVLPDAPDVPSFWRNLQSGHVAVRKLAGARWDWSQYGSEDPGAANRTYSLMGAPAGDLRFDWKKFKLPPIETRLLHTIEMMVMEAAYQALVGAGYTPERTFARDRVAVVAGSSGMGRKSNQGFNFKWRLPEMLLAAQQTGVWRELSSAQAAEVAATVQKDFIQRYIEQSDDWAFWGFMSPVLGRICSLFDLQGPHFCVDAHAASGLAAMEVAVQGLMSGEWDMALVGAASPALSPMEYVLHSKLRRLSPNGVFPLDARANGTALGEGAVMLLIKRLEAAEREGDPIYAVLRGVGGVSRGSGPVMTATDPQVHQRAAAEALARAGVELASISYLETGATGVPGWDAHIVSGLAGAYQGARQVSLGAVAESVGDLQTTSSLAAMLKVIHSLRSRTLIPQRSFQERHPEIPLEGTPFRIQAEPSWPEQGPLRAGIHAAGFGGVAYHAVLEAYAPEGPRPPVQAVAPRPPPEPIAIVGLACRYPGASNAEALWENGLHGRSSVADIPEKRWPVSLYHDGKRPATRGKEAFFRVYAPKSALVEDTPFPFKEFGVPPAAVAQMDPSQRWCLEVAREALGDAGYGSQRTLPLERTAVIVATTPGNHQEVMVEAQLAYPEFAEVYRQALLSSGVPVAQVERFIVEARRLFQGQSPPIMSETLPGLLNSAPATRLARALNARGPAFTVESACASTLAALSLSIQGLRDGRWDAALAGGVWSQITAPYCVNMCFVGAVSPTGETRPFSKDADGFVHGEGCGMFVLKRLSDARRDGDRIHAVIAGMGASTDGRGKSIFASQERGQELAMQRALADSRAEPGSIQYVEAHGSGMPEGDIPEAGALLKVYGRKDNPVAVGALKPLIGHSYIASGAAGIIRAVLALQRRTLPPIFTGPTLNPNIPWNDQLVFHREPRGWPSSGGPRRAAVNAYGFGGTNYHVVLEECAE, from the coding sequence ATGCCTAGCGTGCGTCAGGATCCGATTGCCATCATCGGAATGGGCTGCGTCCTGCCGGATGCGCCCGATGTTCCGTCCTTCTGGCGCAACCTGCAGTCCGGGCATGTGGCTGTCCGGAAGTTGGCGGGCGCCCGGTGGGACTGGAGCCAGTATGGCAGCGAGGATCCGGGCGCGGCCAACCGCACCTATTCCTTGATGGGGGCTCCCGCGGGGGACCTGCGGTTCGACTGGAAGAAATTCAAGCTCCCACCGATCGAGACGCGCCTCTTGCACACCATCGAGATGATGGTGATGGAGGCCGCCTATCAGGCGCTGGTGGGAGCGGGGTACACCCCTGAGCGGACGTTCGCGCGAGACCGGGTCGCGGTGGTGGCCGGCTCCTCGGGAATGGGGCGCAAGAGCAACCAGGGGTTCAACTTCAAGTGGCGGCTCCCGGAAATGCTCTTGGCCGCCCAGCAGACCGGGGTTTGGAGGGAGCTCTCCTCGGCGCAGGCGGCCGAGGTCGCGGCGACGGTCCAGAAGGACTTCATCCAACGGTACATCGAGCAGTCGGACGACTGGGCTTTCTGGGGGTTCATGAGCCCGGTGTTGGGCCGCATCTGCAGCCTTTTTGATCTCCAAGGCCCACACTTCTGTGTGGATGCCCATGCGGCCTCGGGTCTGGCGGCCATGGAGGTGGCGGTCCAGGGGCTCATGAGCGGTGAGTGGGACATGGCCTTGGTCGGGGCCGCGAGCCCCGCCCTGTCTCCCATGGAGTATGTGCTGCACAGCAAGCTGCGGCGGCTCTCGCCCAACGGAGTCTTTCCGCTGGATGCCAGGGCCAACGGAACGGCCCTGGGGGAAGGGGCGGTGATGCTCCTGATCAAGCGGCTCGAAGCCGCTGAGCGCGAGGGCGATCCCATCTACGCGGTGCTGCGGGGGGTGGGGGGCGTCAGCCGGGGCTCGGGTCCTGTCATGACGGCCACGGACCCTCAGGTTCATCAGCGGGCCGCGGCGGAGGCGCTCGCGCGGGCGGGCGTGGAGCTGGCGTCGATCTCATACCTGGAGACAGGCGCAACCGGTGTCCCAGGCTGGGACGCGCACATCGTCTCGGGGCTCGCGGGCGCGTATCAGGGGGCTCGCCAGGTTTCACTGGGCGCTGTCGCTGAGTCGGTCGGAGACCTCCAGACGACGTCGAGCCTGGCGGCGATGCTCAAGGTCATTCACTCGTTGAGGAGCCGCACGCTCATTCCTCAGCGCTCCTTTCAGGAGCGGCACCCGGAGATTCCGCTGGAAGGCACTCCGTTCCGCATCCAGGCGGAGCCCTCCTGGCCGGAGCAGGGGCCTCTCCGGGCGGGCATCCATGCCGCGGGCTTCGGCGGGGTCGCCTATCACGCGGTGCTGGAGGCGTATGCCCCCGAGGGGCCCCGGCCCCCTGTCCAGGCGGTTGCTCCGAGACCCCCGCCGGAACCGATTGCGATCGTGGGGCTCGCTTGCCGGTATCCCGGGGCGAGCAATGCCGAGGCCCTCTGGGAGAATGGGCTGCACGGGCGAAGCTCGGTCGCGGATATCCCCGAGAAGCGCTGGCCCGTGTCGCTCTATCACGATGGGAAGCGGCCAGCGACCCGTGGCAAGGAGGCCTTCTTTCGCGTGTATGCGCCGAAGTCGGCCCTCGTGGAGGACACACCGTTTCCCTTCAAGGAGTTTGGTGTCCCGCCCGCAGCCGTCGCACAGATGGACCCGAGCCAGCGATGGTGTCTGGAGGTTGCGAGAGAGGCCCTGGGAGATGCGGGATACGGTTCGCAGCGCACCTTGCCGCTGGAGCGGACGGCGGTCATCGTGGCGACCACCCCGGGCAACCACCAAGAAGTCATGGTGGAGGCTCAGCTGGCCTATCCGGAGTTCGCCGAGGTCTACCGCCAAGCGTTGCTGAGTTCGGGGGTGCCTGTCGCCCAGGTGGAACGCTTCATCGTGGAGGCCCGCCGTCTCTTCCAGGGGCAGAGCCCGCCCATCATGTCCGAGACGCTTCCGGGCCTCCTCAACAGCGCTCCGGCCACGCGCCTTGCCAGGGCCTTGAATGCACGCGGCCCCGCCTTCACCGTGGAGTCCGCCTGCGCTTCAACGCTCGCCGCGCTGAGCTTGAGCATCCAGGGCTTGCGGGATGGCCGGTGGGATGCGGCGCTGGCCGGTGGGGTCTGGTCCCAAATCACCGCCCCCTACTGCGTGAACATGTGCTTCGTGGGAGCGGTCTCTCCGACGGGCGAGACCCGCCCGTTCTCCAAGGATGCAGATGGGTTCGTCCACGGAGAAGGGTGCGGCATGTTCGTGCTGAAGCGGCTTTCGGACGCCCGGCGCGATGGTGACCGCATCCACGCGGTGATTGCTGGCATGGGCGCATCGACCGATGGGCGCGGCAAGTCCATCTTCGCGAGCCAGGAGCGGGGACAGGAACTGGCGATGCAGCGCGCCCTGGCGGACAGCCGCGCCGAGCCCGGCAGCATCCAGTACGTGGAGGCGCACGGCTCCGGTATGCCCGAGGGGGACATCCCCGAGGCGGGAGCGCTGCTCAAGGTCTATGGCCGGAAGGACAACCCCGTGGCTGTCGGTGCACTCAAGCCGCTGATTGGCCACTCCTACATTGCCTCGGGCGCGGCCGGCATCATCCGGGCGGTGCTGGCGCTCCAGCGCCGGACCCTCCCGCCCATCTTCACGGGACCCACGTTGAACCCGAACATCCCGTGGAATGATCAGCTCGTCTTTCATCGCGAGCCTCGCGGATGGCCCTCCTCGGGCGGACCCCGCAGGGCTGCCGTCAATGCGTATGGCTTTGGCGGAACCAACTACCACGTCGTCCTGGAAGAATGTGCCGAATGA
- a CDS encoding beta-ketoacyl synthase N-terminal-like domain-containing protein: MPIAIIGASCLVAGAETPAQLWEHLSSGIPRFSEVPSSRFNWKNFYSNNPADTDKGAVWRGSFFKDMELPWREYKIGPKMLDDLHRIELYTVEAVRRALVDARLMERPFPRERTAVIMGGSEMGFDFRIVHPYLWHMPQMVEAVQQALEKQDLSAETRARILEEATQALTGVGHRDITRGSVSGMSLALGRACSLFDLKGPHYVVNSACASVLAALEHAVKGLVLGDYDVALVGGTSPYLSPAPFVTFERMQLLTRDEHPRPFDADASGTLLGEGVGFLALRRLDEAIQAGDSILGVIRGIGGANEGRRGALISPPDEAQRLAARRAYAQAGYGPETVQYLECHANGVEFLEASELSSMAQVFGGRPPKSLTIGSTKNMAGYLQSAAVIPGLMRTLMALKHRTLPAQAHVRKPRAELRADGTPFRLLSEPLSWDAPAGGVPRRAGVNSLAMGGQAYHLTLEEYVPEYHARLVAESKPLAEREPVAVVAFGALAPGAKDSDTFFQNILEKKDQIVRIPRERFDIDRYFDAGGAMGKIYCPLGGFIRDFRFDAQAFRVPPTLVAQLDRTHLYALTAAAEALRKTNSPQKVPERTAVFMADMPGRLRERQVDLRVGYTEMDAALRKTLQSQGLSQAVVDAVSSDAERKFKKDFEPLTPYTLAGYAGSSEAALIAHLYGFKGPTGTFESTCASSLAAIEAAVTSLQLGDVDTVLAGGAFADLTPELYTVNCTFRGMSESGSRPFDAGASGFIPGEGAGVLVLKRLKDAERDGDRIFGVIKGVGSSSDGKGKSLLAPNPVGQQLAVQRALQRSGVSPSSLQYIACHGTATPVGDYTEVSTYTEVMAGQPVGSVGIGSVKSMIGHLHSAAGVINVVKMLKSLEHKTLPPQINCERPNPDIKWAEIPVTVITEQKPWPAPAQGGPRRAGVSAFGMGGTNYHLILEEYLGKPEAQGDDRSAHPMLDSVVERTTESLVAVRELRLETDRYLEEHRIDGVAVLPGTFGMEMMAEAALLLKPGLHVAGLKDVQFHQAAKVWAERPTRLLITARAGKGTVAGLVPIEVLVETEVRPRPDVKPLRRKLYTAMVLLSPAQSVPPQVEPAAAGLFTAADRRDMRPIYNRTDDVYFGPMMQGCRYMRFLSGTQMAAWVVQAKTDGLFSFSKAPRMQVAPLALDSLHHAGGLIAYYQHECVVLPAGADDIRFYERLPEGKEICVLSTYQGASDTLARVSLTAFDPESRKIYVEINGLRLLLLKKIGPMLKPLIEGREGGGRS, from the coding sequence ATGCCCATCGCGATCATCGGTGCCTCCTGTCTGGTCGCGGGCGCTGAGACGCCCGCCCAGCTCTGGGAGCACCTCTCCAGCGGCATCCCCCGGTTCTCCGAGGTCCCTTCCTCCCGCTTCAACTGGAAGAACTTCTACAGCAACAACCCGGCGGACACGGACAAGGGCGCCGTGTGGCGCGGCTCCTTCTTCAAGGACATGGAGCTGCCGTGGCGGGAGTACAAGATCGGGCCCAAGATGCTCGACGATCTGCACCGGATCGAGCTCTACACCGTGGAGGCCGTGCGCCGGGCGCTCGTCGATGCCCGCCTGATGGAGCGCCCCTTTCCGAGGGAGCGGACCGCCGTCATCATGGGCGGCTCGGAGATGGGCTTCGACTTCCGGATCGTCCATCCCTATCTCTGGCACATGCCGCAGATGGTCGAGGCCGTCCAGCAGGCGCTGGAGAAGCAGGACCTGTCCGCGGAGACTCGCGCGCGCATTCTCGAAGAGGCGACTCAAGCCCTGACCGGGGTCGGTCACCGGGACATTACCCGTGGCTCCGTGTCCGGCATGAGTCTGGCCTTGGGCCGGGCCTGCTCGCTGTTCGACCTGAAGGGGCCTCACTATGTGGTGAACTCCGCTTGTGCCTCCGTGCTCGCCGCGCTCGAGCACGCGGTCAAGGGTCTGGTGCTGGGGGATTACGATGTCGCGCTGGTGGGAGGCACCAGTCCGTATCTGTCGCCCGCCCCCTTCGTCACGTTCGAGCGCATGCAGCTCCTCACCCGGGATGAGCATCCCCGCCCCTTCGATGCGGATGCCAGCGGCACCCTCCTGGGAGAGGGGGTCGGCTTTCTGGCGCTGCGGCGGCTCGACGAGGCGATCCAGGCTGGAGACTCGATCCTCGGTGTCATCCGGGGGATCGGTGGTGCGAATGAAGGCCGCCGGGGCGCGCTGATCAGCCCTCCGGATGAAGCGCAGCGTCTGGCGGCGCGCCGCGCGTACGCTCAGGCGGGGTACGGCCCCGAAACCGTGCAGTACCTCGAGTGCCACGCCAATGGCGTCGAGTTCCTGGAGGCGTCCGAGCTTTCCTCCATGGCCCAGGTGTTCGGTGGCCGTCCGCCAAAGAGTCTGACGATTGGCTCCACCAAGAACATGGCCGGCTACCTTCAGTCAGCCGCCGTGATTCCCGGGCTCATGCGCACCTTGATGGCCCTGAAGCACCGGACGCTTCCGGCTCAGGCGCATGTGCGAAAACCACGCGCCGAGCTGCGTGCTGACGGGACGCCCTTTCGTCTTCTCTCGGAGCCGCTCTCGTGGGATGCGCCCGCGGGGGGAGTGCCTCGCCGGGCAGGCGTCAACTCGCTGGCCATGGGCGGGCAGGCCTATCACCTCACGCTGGAGGAGTACGTCCCGGAGTACCACGCCCGGCTCGTGGCGGAGAGCAAGCCCCTGGCGGAGCGGGAGCCGGTGGCCGTCGTGGCGTTCGGTGCCCTGGCTCCGGGGGCCAAGGACAGCGATACCTTCTTCCAGAACATCCTGGAGAAGAAGGATCAGATCGTGCGGATCCCACGGGAACGCTTCGATATCGACCGGTACTTCGATGCGGGCGGCGCCATGGGGAAGATCTATTGCCCCCTGGGTGGCTTCATCCGGGACTTCCGCTTCGACGCCCAGGCGTTCCGAGTGCCTCCCACGCTGGTCGCGCAGCTGGACCGGACCCACTTGTACGCGCTGACCGCGGCCGCCGAGGCGCTACGGAAGACGAACTCCCCGCAGAAGGTTCCGGAGCGGACGGCGGTCTTCATGGCGGACATGCCGGGGCGCCTCCGCGAGCGCCAGGTCGACCTGCGCGTCGGCTATACGGAGATGGACGCAGCACTCCGGAAGACGCTCCAGTCCCAAGGGCTTTCGCAGGCGGTGGTGGATGCCGTCTCGAGCGATGCCGAGCGGAAGTTCAAGAAGGACTTCGAGCCGTTGACGCCCTACACCCTGGCCGGATACGCGGGCAGCTCGGAGGCGGCGCTCATCGCCCATCTGTATGGTTTCAAGGGGCCCACCGGGACCTTCGAGAGCACGTGTGCCTCCTCCCTGGCGGCCATCGAGGCCGCTGTGACGAGCCTTCAGCTCGGCGACGTGGACACCGTGCTGGCCGGAGGTGCCTTCGCCGACCTGACACCCGAGCTGTACACCGTCAACTGCACGTTCCGGGGAATGAGTGAGAGCGGAAGCCGCCCCTTCGATGCGGGAGCCTCGGGCTTCATCCCCGGTGAGGGCGCGGGGGTTCTGGTCCTCAAGCGGTTGAAGGATGCGGAGCGCGACGGCGACCGCATCTTCGGGGTGATCAAAGGGGTTGGGTCCTCCAGCGATGGCAAGGGCAAGTCCTTGCTTGCCCCCAATCCCGTGGGGCAGCAACTGGCGGTCCAGCGGGCTTTGCAGCGGTCCGGGGTGTCCCCCTCGTCGCTCCAGTACATCGCGTGTCACGGGACGGCGACGCCGGTGGGGGATTACACCGAGGTCTCCACCTATACCGAGGTCATGGCGGGGCAGCCGGTCGGCTCCGTGGGCATTGGCTCGGTCAAGTCGATGATTGGCCACCTGCACTCCGCTGCCGGGGTCATCAATGTCGTCAAGATGCTCAAGAGCCTCGAGCACAAGACCCTGCCGCCGCAGATCAACTGCGAGCGCCCCAACCCCGACATCAAGTGGGCGGAGATCCCGGTCACGGTGATCACGGAGCAGAAACCTTGGCCTGCTCCGGCCCAGGGAGGGCCCCGCCGGGCGGGCGTCAGTGCCTTCGGGATGGGGGGCACCAATTATCACCTCATCCTCGAAGAGTACCTGGGCAAGCCGGAGGCTCAGGGGGATGACCGGTCTGCGCACCCCATGCTGGACTCGGTGGTGGAGCGCACCACGGAGTCACTGGTGGCCGTGAGGGAATTGCGGCTCGAGACCGACCGATACCTCGAGGAGCACCGGATTGACGGGGTGGCGGTCCTGCCCGGCACCTTCGGAATGGAGATGATGGCGGAGGCGGCCTTGCTCCTGAAGCCAGGGCTGCACGTGGCGGGACTGAAGGACGTTCAGTTCCATCAGGCCGCCAAGGTGTGGGCTGAGCGTCCCACCCGGCTCCTCATTACGGCCCGCGCTGGGAAGGGCACCGTCGCGGGGCTCGTTCCCATCGAGGTTCTGGTCGAGACGGAGGTCCGGCCACGCCCGGACGTGAAGCCGCTCCGCCGGAAGCTTTACACGGCGATGGTGCTTCTCTCGCCCGCCCAGAGCGTTCCTCCGCAGGTGGAGCCAGCGGCCGCGGGGCTGTTCACGGCCGCGGACCGGCGGGACATGCGGCCGATCTACAACCGCACGGATGACGTGTACTTCGGTCCCATGATGCAGGGCTGCCGGTACATGCGGTTCCTCTCGGGAACCCAGATGGCCGCGTGGGTGGTGCAGGCGAAGACCGACGGGCTGTTCTCCTTCAGCAAGGCGCCTCGGATGCAGGTCGCGCCGCTGGCGCTCGACTCCCTGCACCACGCGGGTGGGCTGATCGCCTATTACCAGCACGAGTGTGTCGTGCTGCCGGCAGGAGCCGACGACATCCGGTTCTACGAGCGCCTCCCCGAGGGCAAGGAGATCTGCGTCCTGAGTACCTATCAGGGCGCCTCGGACACCCTCGCCAGGGTGAGCCTGACGGCTTTCGATCCTGAGAGCCGGAAGATCTATGTGGAGATCAATGGCCTGCGGCTCCTCCTCCTCAAGAAGATCGGCCCGATGTTGAAGCCGCTGATCGAGGGCAGGGAGGGAGGAGGCCGCTCCTGA
- a CDS encoding 4'-phosphopantetheinyl transferase family protein — MFLAGGQRVTVVAVPLASVREAWEASPRGTISEVLTQAEVAVSGMHHIFERRVSHLAGRIAAKFALVHALRARGYPLEARNIGITQRMAGPEEGRPVVQLPAGVPACDLSITHSHALAVAIVAERGRVGADLERVSPRSAALLDEAFTEAEQDWLSRCELLQGRTPDERWNLGWCIKEALVKCTGHGLRASLQQVTFSGWTEQGPIAAPLPWLTDAPGALARRITLHSDGAGSGAVTGLLALGRGYAFAALHHLDEGRAPEFVT; from the coding sequence GTGTTCCTGGCCGGGGGCCAGCGTGTCACCGTCGTGGCGGTGCCGCTGGCTTCCGTGCGCGAGGCCTGGGAGGCCTCTCCTCGGGGAACGATCTCCGAGGTCCTGACCCAGGCCGAGGTGGCCGTGAGCGGGATGCATCACATTTTCGAGAGGAGGGTGTCTCACCTCGCTGGCCGGATCGCGGCGAAGTTCGCCCTGGTCCATGCACTGCGTGCCCGTGGATATCCACTGGAGGCGCGTAACATCGGGATCACCCAGAGGATGGCGGGACCCGAGGAGGGGCGTCCGGTGGTTCAGCTTCCGGCCGGAGTGCCCGCCTGTGATCTATCGATCACCCACTCCCATGCGCTGGCGGTGGCCATCGTCGCGGAGAGGGGACGCGTGGGCGCGGATCTGGAGCGGGTGAGCCCGAGATCGGCAGCGCTGCTCGATGAGGCGTTCACCGAGGCAGAGCAGGATTGGCTCTCCCGGTGCGAGCTGCTCCAGGGCCGGACGCCGGACGAGCGGTGGAACCTGGGCTGGTGCATCAAGGAGGCCCTGGTGAAGTGCACGGGGCACGGCCTGCGGGCGTCCCTCCAGCAGGTCACCTTCTCGGGCTGGACGGAGCAGGGCCCCATTGCCGCCCCCCTTCCCTGGCTGACGGATGCGCCGGGAGCGCTGGCCCGGCGCATCACGTTGCACAGCGATGGGGCGGGCTCAGGCGCCGTGACAGGGTTGCTGGCATTGGGCCGTGGGTATGCGTTCGCGGCGCTGCATCATTTGGACGAGGGCCGTGCTCCGGAGTTCGTGACATGA
- a CDS encoding polyketide synthase dehydratase domain-containing protein, whose translation MNGFEPHLGDATVSQGVWRFERSLDVHSDPYLLDHVVEGLPVFPAAYLVGLMTQAAHRVMPQLQVRGVRNVRFVQAARFKDNRSLQFAVTAQQLETEPGWISVGISSRMAPPRAGFPPILKTHASGEVLMGAPGDSTARFQPLHFSGAADYAELYALPKEIQHGPAFLAGVHYRRPARDQLLAVVAPPGRPQRQWQPAPDAPGWPATLLNAILHVGFSLGVLSRERTVLPLELESADLHAVPRGEVQVFARLKAAREGRQVFHVASWDTQGRPVGVFRGFSVQEVP comes from the coding sequence ATGAACGGTTTTGAACCGCACCTGGGGGACGCCACCGTGTCCCAAGGCGTCTGGCGTTTCGAGCGCTCCCTGGACGTCCACTCGGATCCTTACCTGCTGGACCATGTCGTGGAAGGGCTGCCGGTGTTCCCCGCCGCCTACCTCGTGGGCCTCATGACGCAGGCAGCGCACCGGGTGATGCCGCAGCTCCAGGTGCGCGGCGTGCGCAACGTCCGGTTCGTGCAGGCAGCGCGTTTCAAGGACAACCGCAGCCTTCAATTCGCCGTCACGGCGCAGCAGCTCGAGACGGAGCCCGGCTGGATCTCTGTCGGGATCTCCTCCCGCATGGCGCCGCCCCGGGCGGGATTTCCCCCCATCCTCAAGACCCATGCCTCGGGCGAGGTGCTCATGGGCGCGCCGGGAGATTCCACGGCCCGTTTCCAGCCGCTCCATTTTTCCGGTGCCGCGGACTACGCGGAACTCTATGCGCTGCCCAAGGAGATCCAGCACGGGCCTGCATTCCTCGCGGGGGTGCATTACCGGCGTCCGGCGCGGGACCAACTCCTTGCGGTGGTTGCTCCTCCGGGCCGTCCCCAGCGGCAATGGCAGCCGGCTCCGGATGCGCCGGGGTGGCCTGCCACGCTGCTCAATGCCATCCTCCACGTGGGTTTCTCTCTCGGCGTGCTGTCCAGGGAGCGGACCGTGCTTCCCCTTGAGTTGGAGTCCGCCGATCTGCACGCGGTCCCTCGAGGTGAGGTCCAGGTCTTTGCCCGGTTGAAGGCGGCCCGCGAGGGAAGGCAGGTCTTTCACGTGGCCTCGTGGGACACTCAGGGAAGGCCCGTCGGGGTCTTCAGAGGGTTCTCCGTCCAGGAAGTTCCCTGA
- a CDS encoding NADPH-dependent F420 reductase, translating into MNIGMIGVGMIGGVLTRKLVGLGHQVFVANSRGPGSLGDFARETGAHPVSVREAAKAGEVVVITIPQKAVPNLPEDLMAETPEGTVIIDTGNYYPVQRDGRIAELEQGLTESEWVQKHVKRPVIKVFNSIYFVSLRDRGTPAGTPNRVALPISGDDARAKSVVMALVDSLGFDPVDNGTLKDSWRQQPGTSIYCEDLPAAEVKRRLGEMGTVQTPQHRASAHAKRDLPW; encoded by the coding sequence ATGAACATTGGAATGATCGGTGTAGGGATGATTGGTGGGGTGCTCACCCGGAAGCTGGTGGGCTTGGGCCATCAGGTCTTCGTCGCGAACTCACGCGGGCCTGGTTCGCTCGGTGATTTCGCCCGTGAGACGGGCGCTCACCCCGTCTCGGTGCGCGAGGCAGCGAAGGCCGGGGAGGTGGTCGTCATCACGATTCCACAGAAGGCCGTGCCAAACCTTCCAGAAGACCTGATGGCGGAGACACCCGAGGGGACGGTGATCATCGACACCGGCAACTACTACCCGGTGCAGCGAGATGGCCGCATCGCGGAGCTCGAGCAGGGCCTGACCGAGAGCGAGTGGGTCCAGAAGCACGTGAAGCGGCCGGTGATCAAAGTGTTCAACAGCATCTACTTCGTCAGCTTGCGTGATCGGGGGACGCCCGCAGGCACGCCGAACCGCGTGGCGCTCCCGATCTCCGGAGACGATGCGCGGGCGAAGTCCGTGGTGATGGCGCTGGTGGACAGCCTCGGCTTCGATCCTGTCGACAACGGGACGCTGAAGGACTCGTGGAGGCAGCAGCCGGGGACCTCCATCTACTGCGAGGATCTTCCGGCGGCAGAGGTGAAGCGCCGCCTTGGCGAGATGGGCACGGTCCAGACGCCCCAACACCGCGCGAGCGCCCACGCGAAGCGGGATCTTCCCTGGTGA
- a CDS encoding acetyl ornithine aminotransferase family protein, producing MSTIYPEVKVAPPGPNAQAIIDLDRRYSSPSYIKEYPLVMDHGEGPWVYDVDGNRFLDFMAGIAVASTGHAHPQVVRAIQEAAGRFLHICGTDFYYDSFAQLCARLASYLPEMGPKKVFLTNSGTEAVEGALKLARHHTRRQYVVAFKGGFHGRSYGAISLNSSKVAQRAFFGPLLPGVIHIPYASASSETAYNPARLLEQDWFVSHVDPREVAAIFVEPILGEGGYIVPPTSFLQNLRELCDKHGILLIFDEVQSGIGRTGKMFAAEHFGVMPDILLSAKGIASGMPLGAIIARERVMTWPRGSHGSTYGGNPLCCAAALATLDVVEGLLENVRATGEHLQQGLRALQARHPILADVRGVGLMVGGEFLHPKTQEPASTYVGDLEQLAFQKGLLLLSCGKSTIRFAPPLVVGKHEVDVMLRILGECLSVLDEKHQTRAEAPLEGKR from the coding sequence ATGAGCACGATCTATCCCGAAGTGAAGGTGGCGCCCCCCGGCCCCAACGCCCAGGCCATCATCGACCTGGACCGGCGTTACAGCTCGCCCTCGTACATCAAGGAATACCCCCTGGTGATGGACCACGGCGAGGGGCCGTGGGTTTACGACGTGGACGGCAACCGCTTCCTGGACTTCATGGCCGGCATCGCGGTCGCGTCCACGGGCCATGCCCATCCCCAGGTGGTCCGGGCCATCCAGGAAGCGGCTGGCCGCTTCCTGCACATCTGCGGCACCGACTTCTATTACGACTCATTCGCCCAGCTCTGCGCGCGGCTCGCCAGCTACCTGCCCGAGATGGGCCCCAAGAAGGTCTTCCTGACCAACTCGGGCACCGAGGCGGTGGAGGGCGCGCTCAAGCTGGCGCGTCACCACACCCGCCGCCAGTACGTCGTGGCCTTCAAGGGAGGCTTCCACGGCCGCAGCTACGGGGCCATCTCGCTCAACTCCTCCAAGGTGGCCCAGCGCGCCTTCTTCGGGCCGCTGCTGCCTGGCGTCATCCACATCCCTTATGCCTCCGCCTCGAGCGAGACGGCGTACAACCCCGCCCGGTTGCTGGAGCAGGACTGGTTCGTCAGCCACGTGGACCCACGCGAGGTGGCGGCCATCTTCGTGGAGCCCATCCTGGGCGAAGGCGGCTACATCGTGCCGCCCACGAGCTTCCTGCAAAACCTGCGCGAGCTCTGTGACAAGCACGGCATCCTGCTCATCTTCGATGAAGTGCAGTCGGGCATCGGCCGCACGGGGAAGATGTTCGCCGCGGAGCACTTTGGCGTCATGCCGGACATCCTCCTGTCCGCCAAGGGCATCGCCTCGGGGATGCCGCTGGGGGCCATCATCGCCCGGGAGCGCGTCATGACGTGGCCACGGGGCTCGCATGGCAGCACCTACGGCGGGAACCCGCTGTGCTGCGCGGCGGCGCTCGCGACGCTGGATGTGGTGGAAGGGTTGCTCGAGAACGTGCGCGCCACGGGCGAGCACCTCCAGCAGGGCCTGAGAGCCCTTCAGGCGCGCCATCCCATCCTGGCGGACGTGCGCGGCGTGGGCCTGATGGTGGGGGGCGAGTTCCTCCACCCCAAGACCCAGGAGCCCGCGAGCACCTACGTGGGAGACCTGGAGCAGCTCGCGTTCCAGAAGGGGTTGCTCCTGCTGTCCTGCGGCAAGTCCACCATCCGCTTCGCGCCGCCCCTCGTGGTGGGCAAGCACGAGGTGGACGTCATGCTCCGCATCCTCGGCGAGTGCCTGAGCGTGCTCGATGAAAAGCACCAGACGCGGGCCGAGGCCCCGCTCGAAGGGAAGCGCTGA